One Bacteroidota bacterium genomic window carries:
- a CDS encoding SUMF1/EgtB/PvdO family nonheme iron enzyme: MKHLFAITLLFSFIVLTAQNKKSSKIPKEIEEFVLINSGIVYLDTNELTVNRFYIRKTEVTNGEYKEFLADLNTQGNATEFELAYPDSSKWLNSEIFNPPLADYYFRHPNYNSFPVVNISYEAALLFCKWLEEKLNTDEKQKFMVHVRLPLKAEWVMAARAGRQHSEYAWSGPYLRNKEGKFQCNFKRLSNERIHYNYESKSFEIKESYEDVFTSIAETKSYWPNDYGLYNMCGNVAEMLWDKGEAIGGSWNSPGYDVRVTSIMNYEGPSPYIGFRPVISIVEDFK, translated from the coding sequence ATGAAACACCTCTTTGCAATTACTCTGTTATTCTCGTTTATTGTTCTTACTGCTCAGAATAAAAAGTCATCTAAAATTCCGAAAGAAATAGAGGAATTTGTTTTGATCAATTCAGGCATTGTTTATCTGGATACAAACGAGCTCACTGTTAATCGTTTTTACATTCGTAAAACAGAGGTGACTAATGGAGAATACAAGGAGTTTTTAGCAGATTTGAACACTCAAGGCAATGCTACAGAATTTGAGCTCGCATATCCAGACAGTAGTAAATGGCTTAATTCAGAGATTTTTAATCCACCCTTGGCAGATTATTATTTCAGACATCCAAATTATAATTCATTTCCTGTAGTTAATATCTCTTATGAGGCTGCTCTGTTGTTTTGTAAATGGCTTGAAGAGAAACTAAATACAGATGAGAAGCAGAAGTTTATGGTTCATGTACGTTTACCTCTCAAAGCGGAATGGGTAATGGCAGCCAGAGCTGGACGTCAACACAGTGAATATGCATGGTCTGGTCCATATTTGAGAAATAAAGAAGGAAAGTTTCAATGTAATTTCAAGAGACTAAGCAATGAGCGTATTCATTATAATTATGAAAGCAAATCATTCGAAATTAAGGAATCTTATGAAGATGTTTTTACATCAATTGCAGAAACAAAAAGCTATTGGCCTAATGATTATGGTTTGTACAATATGTGTGGTAATGTAGCTGAAATGTTATGGGATAAAGGGGAGGCCATTGGTGGTTCCTGGAATTCCCCGGGTTATGATGTTAGAGTTACCAGCATAATGAATTATGAAGGACCAAGTCCTTATATTGGTTTCCGACCAGTAATTTCGATAGTGGAAGATTTTAAATGA
- a CDS encoding RND transporter, producing MRKKILIWTGSVLMLAFIIWIAIPKNKVIDQVFTSPVRGDFLVSVVVTGELEAKSAEEINGPTGLRTIGLWSEIKILDMVAEGTLVDSGDFVASLDKTEISSKIKDLESEIEKLQTQLTKTRLDTTLDLRNARDELVNLRYSYEEQQINLDQSKYEAPATQRQAQIELEKRERTYKQTVNNYKLKTKQAEASMQDVEVSLTQSNRKRNQMIEILAMYTVYAPKSGMIIYKRSWRGRKLGIGSTISPWNNVVARLPNLQEMVSKTYVSEIDVRKLNLGQDVEIGVDAFPEKKFTGMVSEIANIGEQLNNSDAKVFEVVVLVNEFDSILRPSMTTKNTIITSSIPDKLFVPLECVHTEDSLTFAYLQKGNRVFKQEIMTGESNDNEIIVHFGLDEKDKLLMNIPEDHENLKILSLEVSEEELKVLEEEKAKRMEESRKKADEVAKKMNEKGKRNKAIPSNGSTIFIMQ from the coding sequence ATGAGAAAAAAAATTTTAATTTGGACTGGTTCTGTCCTTATGCTTGCATTTATCATTTGGATAGCTATACCCAAAAATAAAGTAATTGATCAGGTATTTACTTCTCCAGTAAGAGGCGATTTTCTTGTATCAGTGGTGGTAACGGGCGAGTTAGAAGCAAAAAGTGCAGAAGAAATAAATGGCCCAACGGGTTTGCGTACCATTGGACTTTGGAGTGAAATAAAAATTCTGGACATGGTTGCTGAAGGTACACTAGTTGATTCAGGTGATTTTGTAGCCAGTCTTGATAAAACTGAAATAAGCAGTAAAATTAAAGATCTTGAGTCAGAAATCGAAAAGCTGCAAACACAATTAACGAAAACAAGACTCGATACAACCCTTGATTTGCGTAATGCACGCGATGAGTTGGTCAATCTTAGATATTCATATGAGGAGCAACAAATTAATTTAGACCAATCGAAGTATGAAGCTCCGGCTACACAGCGTCAGGCGCAAATTGAATTGGAAAAGAGAGAAAGAACCTACAAACAAACCGTAAATAACTATAAACTAAAAACGAAGCAAGCAGAAGCCTCCATGCAAGATGTGGAAGTTAGTTTGACTCAATCCAATCGAAAACGCAATCAAATGATTGAAATTCTGGCAATGTATACTGTTTATGCACCAAAGTCAGGTATGATCATTTATAAACGTAGTTGGCGGGGTAGAAAACTGGGGATAGGTTCTACTATTAGTCCATGGAATAATGTGGTAGCCAGACTTCCGAATTTGCAAGAAATGGTGTCTAAAACTTATGTCAGTGAGATAGATGTTCGGAAATTGAATTTAGGTCAGGATGTTGAAATTGGTGTGGATGCATTTCCTGAAAAGAAATTTACAGGCATGGTTAGTGAAATTGCCAATATTGGTGAGCAATTGAATAATTCAGATGCAAAAGTGTTTGAAGTTGTTGTTTTGGTAAATGAATTTGATTCCATATTACGTCCATCCATGACTACTAAAAATACAATCATTACTTCATCTATTCCAGATAAGTTATTTGTTCCACTGGAATGTGTTCATACAGAAGATAGTTTGACTTTTGCCTATTTGCAAAAAGGAAACCGCGTGTTTAAGCAGGAGATAATGACAGGAGAAAGCAATGATAATGAAATTATTGTTCATTTTGGATTGGATGAAAAAGACAAACTGTTGATGAATATTCCTGAGGATCATGAAAATCTAAAAATACTGAGTTTAGAGGTTAGTGAAGAAGAATTGAAAGTTTTGGAAGAGGAAAAGGCCAAGCGAATGGAGGAAAGTAGAAAAAAAGCAGATGAAGTGGCCAAAAAGATGAATGAAAAGGGAAAGAGGAATAAAGCGATTCCATCAAATGGTTCTACAATTTTTATTATGCAATAA